Proteins found in one Nostoc sp. NIES-3756 genomic segment:
- the psaM gene encoding photosystem I reaction center subunit XII: MPNLYLAVTSISDTQVYIALVVALIPGVLAWRLATELYK, translated from the coding sequence ATGCCTAATCTGTACCTTGCTGTGACTTCCATCTCAGATACCCAAGTGTACATCGCTCTCGTTGTAGCGCTAATTCCAGGTGTTTTGGCTTGGCGCTTGGCAACAGAACTTTACAAGTAA
- a CDS encoding acetyl ornithine aminotransferase family protein, with protein sequence MLSIPINQHLPLSPRLLTTLPGPKAKAIVERDRAVTSPSYTRDYPLVVARGEGCMVEDVDRNVFLDMTAGIAVTATGHAHPQVVKAIQEQSTKLLHMSGTDFYYEPMVELAENLASRAPFVHGAKVFFTNSGAESNEGAIKLARYYTKRSLIIAFLGAFHGRTYGAMSLTGSKTVQRANFGPLVPGVTHIPYGTHASLDYLENNLFNTVIPPHEVAAIVVEPIQGEGGYIVPEDGFLQRIRNICDRYGILMVVDEVQSGMGRTGRLFAIEHWDVTPDIITTAKGIASGMPLGAILSRPELMTWPPGSHATTFGGNPVACAAGIVTLQLLESGLMDNATQMGELLQTGLTQLHHKFPKMSLPRGKGLMVAVDLFDEDGHFDPKARDRIIQEAFHQGLLLLGCGKAAIRFCPPLVINSDQIQTALDILAEICKGVGR encoded by the coding sequence ATGTTAAGTATCCCTATTAATCAACATTTACCTCTATCGCCTCGTTTGTTAACAACTCTACCGGGGCCTAAAGCTAAGGCAATTGTAGAGCGCGATCGCGCTGTTACATCCCCCTCTTATACCCGTGATTATCCCTTGGTTGTAGCCCGTGGTGAAGGCTGTATGGTGGAAGATGTGGACAGGAATGTGTTTTTAGATATGACCGCAGGTATTGCCGTTACCGCCACTGGACACGCCCATCCGCAGGTAGTTAAGGCAATTCAAGAACAATCCACAAAACTATTACATATGTCAGGGACGGATTTCTACTATGAACCAATGGTAGAACTAGCGGAAAACTTAGCTAGCCGCGCCCCTTTTGTTCACGGCGCAAAGGTATTCTTTACTAATTCCGGTGCAGAATCTAACGAAGGAGCAATCAAACTAGCTCGATATTACACCAAGCGATCGCTCATCATCGCTTTTTTGGGTGCATTCCACGGACGCACCTACGGCGCAATGTCTCTAACTGGTTCCAAAACTGTACAACGTGCTAATTTTGGGCCGTTAGTTCCCGGAGTAACTCACATCCCCTATGGTACTCACGCCAGCCTAGATTACTTAGAAAATAATTTATTCAATACAGTTATACCGCCCCATGAAGTAGCAGCCATTGTTGTGGAACCAATTCAAGGAGAAGGCGGTTATATTGTCCCAGAAGACGGATTTTTGCAGAGAATACGTAATATCTGCGATCGCTACGGCATATTAATGGTAGTTGATGAAGTGCAATCAGGCATGGGACGCACCGGACGCTTATTTGCCATTGAGCATTGGGATGTTACGCCTGATATCATTACCACAGCCAAAGGTATCGCTAGTGGTATGCCTTTAGGCGCAATTTTATCTCGCCCTGAACTAATGACTTGGCCTCCCGGTTCCCACGCTACTACATTCGGTGGAAATCCTGTAGCCTGCGCGGCGGGAATTGTTACCTTACAATTATTAGAAAGTGGCTTGATGGATAACGCCACTCAAATGGGCGAATTATTACAAACTGGCTTAACCCAACTACACCATAAATTTCCCAAAATGTCCTTACCCAGAGGTAAAGGGTTGATGGTAGCCGTAGATTTATTCGATGAAGACGGTCACTTTGATCCTAAAGCACGCGATCGCATCATTCAAGAAGCCTTCCACCAAGGTTTGCTATTACTAGGTTGTGGTAAAGCCGCCATTCGTTTCTGTCCCCCGTTAGTTATCAACAGCGACCAAATTCAAACCGCACTCGATATTCTTGCAGAGATTTGTAAAGGAGTGGGGAGATGA
- the srmL gene encoding PheS-related mystery ligase SrmL has protein sequence MTNPANGIHAVNLVVYKIAEVLQASGYPEPTIWRSSPITTVANNYDRLYFPKDSLSRSAKYTRYLSDSTLLRTHTSVIMPELLSYLTGEQLIMHPGICYRRDVVDKRHVGEPHQMDVWLMSQSQQLGREALIQFISTIIHAVLPGISYRLNETFHLYTRNGLEIEVLVNGNWIEIGECGEIHPGLLQPGYCGLASGWGLDRLVMIIKGMDDIRLLRSTHPQIAAQMTNLEPYILVSNQPSISRDMSIVTGIDTELEDICEQIVLILGKDAELLESVEILSDKPYHQLPDKVIHRLGIQPHQQNLLIRMTLRSLHTSIPNHQANILRDLVYQHIHQGG, from the coding sequence TTGACGAACCCGGCAAATGGCATTCATGCTGTTAATCTCGTCGTTTACAAAATAGCCGAAGTTCTGCAAGCATCCGGTTATCCTGAACCAACAATTTGGCGTTCTTCTCCCATCACTACAGTCGCCAATAACTACGACAGGCTTTATTTCCCCAAAGATAGTTTGTCACGTTCTGCCAAATACACCCGCTATCTAAGCGATTCGACTTTACTCAGAACTCATACCAGTGTCATTATGCCAGAGTTGCTTTCCTATCTCACAGGGGAACAACTAATCATGCACCCAGGTATTTGTTACCGTCGAGATGTGGTGGACAAACGCCATGTGGGTGAACCACACCAAATGGATGTATGGCTGATGAGTCAATCACAGCAATTGGGTAGAGAAGCTTTAATCCAATTTATCAGCACCATTATTCATGCAGTGCTTCCGGGTATATCCTACCGTCTGAATGAAACTTTTCATCTTTACACCCGCAACGGTTTAGAAATTGAGGTGTTAGTTAATGGTAACTGGATTGAAATAGGAGAATGTGGGGAAATTCATCCTGGATTATTACAACCAGGATATTGCGGATTAGCATCTGGATGGGGGCTTGATAGGTTGGTAATGATAATTAAAGGGATGGATGACATTCGTTTGTTGCGAAGCACCCATCCCCAAATAGCTGCCCAGATGACGAACCTGGAACCCTATATTCTGGTATCTAATCAACCTAGTATCAGCCGAGATATGTCGATTGTCACTGGGATAGATACTGAATTAGAAGATATTTGTGAACAAATTGTACTGATTTTAGGTAAAGATGCTGAGTTGTTAGAATCTGTGGAAATTTTGAGTGATAAGCCCTATCACCAACTCCCAGATAAAGTAATTCATCGTCTAGGTATTCAACCCCATCAACAGAACTTACTGATACGGATGACGTTAAGGAGTCTGCATACATCTATCCCAAATCATCAAGCTAATATATTGCGGGATTTGGTTTATCAGCATATTCATCAGGGAGGGTAG
- the crtB gene encoding cyanoexosortase B, whose product MALQQQIRTRNTEQLMSIGIFGLLVLLYAPVLIYWFNGWLYKTISTEHEYFSHGIIGLPFAAYLIWENRKKWQRLPNKTHPLGAVLLAIGAIFYLTNVTEWVNLSLPTILVGLCLWLKGFPGLKLLGFPLLLIFLATPTAIPYLVAPYTFPLQSFIAGTAGFILNQSGMNAVVDGINIYVNGRIVEVAPYCAGLKMLFTTIYVCLMLLYWTDNLSSRRVTLWFLSTAVVISVIANIIRNTILSFFHGTGQEAAFKWLHDSWGGDLYSALMLLSLIPILNWMSDYFSAPLETELESENQLLPPEITD is encoded by the coding sequence ATGGCACTCCAGCAACAGATTAGAACTCGAAATACAGAACAATTAATGAGCATAGGCATTTTTGGACTTTTAGTGCTACTTTATGCTCCTGTACTAATATATTGGTTCAACGGATGGCTGTATAAAACCATCAGTACAGAACATGAATATTTTAGTCATGGCATCATTGGTCTTCCATTTGCAGCTTATCTGATTTGGGAGAACCGCAAAAAATGGCAACGTCTACCAAATAAAACCCATCCCTTGGGAGCAGTTTTACTCGCCATTGGGGCAATATTTTACTTAACTAATGTTACCGAATGGGTTAACCTCTCCCTGCCCACAATCTTGGTAGGCTTGTGTTTGTGGCTTAAGGGTTTCCCTGGGCTAAAATTGCTAGGCTTCCCCTTACTACTGATATTTTTAGCAACCCCAACAGCAATACCATACTTGGTTGCTCCTTATACTTTCCCACTACAAAGTTTCATCGCCGGCACAGCAGGTTTTATTCTCAATCAGTCCGGGATGAATGCAGTAGTAGATGGTATTAATATTTACGTAAATGGTAGGATTGTCGAAGTTGCGCCCTATTGTGCAGGGTTAAAAATGTTATTTACAACGATCTATGTTTGTCTGATGCTGCTTTATTGGACAGACAACTTATCTTCACGCCGTGTAACTCTCTGGTTTTTATCCACGGCTGTTGTAATTAGCGTAATTGCGAATATCATCCGTAACACAATACTCAGCTTCTTTCATGGCACTGGTCAAGAAGCCGCCTTTAAATGGCTCCATGATAGTTGGGGTGGCGACCTCTACTCGGCATTAATGCTGCTGTCTTTAATTCCCATTTTAAATTGGATGAGTGATTACTTTTCAGCACCTCTAGAAACTGAACTAGAGTCAGAAAATCAACTACTGCCACCTGAGATTACTGATTAA
- a CDS encoding glutathione S-transferase family protein yields MLKLYGGAFSRASIVKWYLEELEVSYEFVLLDMQAGEHRSPEYIKINPFGKVPAIVDGDFQLWESGAILLYLHDKYGKTSVTPEERGILSQWVLFANATLGPGVFVEANREKEMPRLLTPLNEIFQHQPYLLGNEFSVADVAVGSMLAYIPTMLKLDLSAYPAVVNYIKQITERPAFQKSIGKR; encoded by the coding sequence ATGTTGAAACTGTATGGAGGGGCTTTTAGCCGCGCTTCAATCGTAAAGTGGTATTTAGAGGAGCTAGAAGTTTCCTACGAGTTTGTTTTACTAGATATGCAGGCAGGGGAACACCGCAGTCCTGAATACATAAAAATTAACCCTTTTGGCAAAGTACCAGCAATTGTAGATGGGGATTTTCAACTTTGGGAATCAGGAGCAATTTTACTCTATCTTCACGATAAGTATGGTAAAACTTCTGTGACTCCAGAGGAGCGGGGAATACTCTCCCAATGGGTATTGTTTGCCAATGCCACCCTTGGCCCTGGTGTTTTTGTCGAAGCCAACCGAGAAAAGGAAATGCCTCGTTTACTAACTCCCCTCAATGAGATTTTCCAGCATCAACCCTATTTGCTAGGTAATGAATTTAGCGTTGCTGATGTTGCGGTCGGCTCAATGTTGGCTTACATTCCTACTATGTTGAAATTAGACTTGAGTGCTTATCCAGCAGTAGTAAACTATATCAAGCAAATTACTGAAAGACCAGCATTTCAAAAAAGCATCGGCAAACGGTAG
- a CDS encoding slr1601 family putative cell division protein, whose amino-acid sequence MNAFQPSQFPQQPTPQQRPPAPRPKRHLRQRSYRLMAVESTAKIGVNVAIAAAAAAALIQLIPHHMSQQAKLREVRVEVKQMEKRVSDLQEKLSRNLDPRQANSIRQEQAFKFEPNQIPIVVTKQEQVDNEAPESLP is encoded by the coding sequence ATGAACGCTTTTCAACCTTCCCAATTTCCGCAACAACCTACACCACAACAGCGTCCACCTGCCCCGCGCCCAAAACGGCATCTACGCCAACGCTCATATCGGCTCATGGCTGTAGAAAGCACAGCCAAGATAGGGGTTAACGTAGCAATTGCCGCCGCCGCCGCCGCCGCCTTGATACAACTGATCCCTCATCACATGTCACAACAGGCTAAGTTGCGTGAAGTTCGTGTTGAAGTTAAGCAGATGGAAAAGCGCGTTAGTGATTTACAAGAAAAATTGAGCCGTAATCTCGATCCCCGTCAGGCTAACAGTATTCGGCAAGAACAAGCATTCAAATTTGAACCTAATCAAATTCCAATCGTAGTGACAAAGCAAGAGCAGGTAGATAACGAAGCTCCAGAATCTTTGCCATAA
- a CDS encoding DegT/DnrJ/EryC1/StrS family aminotransferase, which produces MSVKVPFVDLHLQHQPIETQIQQAIQKVLQQGDFILGKAVAEFEAAFASASGVGYGVGVASGTDAIALGLQACNIGPGDEVILPANTFVATLIGVLQVGAKPILVDCDPQTALIDLEAAAKVVTTKTKAIIPVHLYGQMVSPQQLLDFAHTYKVLIFEDAAQAHLAHREGYKAGSVGTAAAFSFYPSKNLGAFGDGGIVLTSNADIAKKVASIRNYGSSQKYVHVELGTNSRLDTLQAAILLEKLPHLPQWNSDRFNIAQTYDLELAPLASVGITPIQNYSASGHVYHLYVIRIDNSCPVERQYIQEQLSAVGIQTGIHYPIPCHLQPAFTNLGYKLGDFPQSEKLAKQILSLPMYPGLSQSQIREVVAAIATAVGNTIKPTSPTQETQVA; this is translated from the coding sequence ATGAGTGTAAAAGTTCCCTTTGTCGATTTGCATTTACAACATCAGCCCATCGAGACTCAGATACAACAGGCAATACAGAAAGTATTACAACAAGGAGATTTTATTTTAGGTAAAGCAGTAGCAGAGTTTGAAGCAGCTTTTGCATCTGCTTCAGGGGTGGGGTATGGCGTGGGAGTGGCTTCTGGTACTGATGCGATCGCCTTGGGTTTACAAGCCTGTAATATAGGCCCTGGGGACGAAGTGATTTTACCCGCGAACACCTTTGTCGCCACATTAATTGGTGTTCTCCAAGTCGGTGCTAAACCCATTCTCGTAGATTGCGACCCACAAACCGCTTTAATTGACTTAGAAGCAGCAGCCAAAGTAGTCACCACCAAAACCAAAGCCATTATCCCTGTGCATTTGTATGGGCAGATGGTATCACCTCAGCAGCTATTAGATTTTGCTCACACCTACAAAGTGCTGATATTTGAAGATGCAGCCCAAGCGCACCTAGCCCATAGAGAAGGATATAAAGCTGGTTCTGTAGGAACAGCCGCCGCCTTTAGTTTCTACCCCAGTAAAAATTTAGGTGCTTTCGGTGATGGAGGAATAGTACTCACCAGTAATGCAGATATAGCCAAAAAAGTTGCCAGTATCCGTAATTATGGCTCATCTCAGAAGTACGTACACGTTGAACTGGGTACAAATAGCCGCTTAGATACATTACAAGCAGCAATATTACTAGAAAAACTACCACATTTACCTCAATGGAATAGCGATCGCTTCAATATCGCCCAAACCTACGACTTAGAATTAGCACCATTAGCATCTGTTGGCATTACCCCCATACAAAACTACAGTGCCTCAGGTCATGTTTATCATCTCTATGTAATTAGAATTGATAATTCCTGTCCAGTAGAACGCCAGTATATCCAAGAACAACTATCAGCCGTAGGCATTCAAACTGGCATTCATTACCCAATTCCTTGTCACCTACAGCCAGCATTTACCAACTTGGGCTATAAACTGGGTGATTTTCCTCAATCAGAAAAATTAGCCAAGCAAATATTATCATTACCTATGTACCCAGGTTTAAGCCAAAGCCAGATTCGAGAAGTAGTAGCAGCCATAGCCACAGCAGTAGGAAATACCATCAAACCAACATCCCCTACTCAGGAAACTCAGGTAGCATAA
- a CDS encoding FGGY-family carbohydrate kinase, whose translation MDFYLGLDFGTSGARAVVIDEVAHIHTQVQYPWTTADAELVASWQKALFTLLAQIPEALRRGMRAIAINGTSSTVLLCDGDGNPVDAPLLYNDARGSSVLDELRDIAPPNHTVLSATSSLAKLRWMMQLPSFSEARYFLHQADWLAFLLHGHLGISDYHNALKLGYDVEQLQYPQWLEGLQIPIQLPKVLTPGSLIGKLRPEICQQFLFPSNCLVCAGTTDSIAAFLASGAKSPGEAVTSLGSTLVLKLLSRTRVEDARYGIYSHRLGDLWLTGGASNTGGAVLREFFTNAELENLSREIDASKASPLDYYPLLKVGDRFPINDPNLPPRLTPRPDNPVEFLHGLLESIARIETQGYGLLQKFGADSLTQVYTAGGGAKNPTWTAIRQRNLKVPVTSSTNTEAAYGTALLAQRGLGT comes from the coding sequence ATGGATTTTTATTTGGGACTCGACTTTGGTACCTCTGGGGCTAGGGCAGTTGTAATTGATGAGGTTGCCCATATCCACACACAGGTGCAGTATCCTTGGACTACAGCTGATGCTGAATTAGTCGCGAGTTGGCAGAAGGCTTTATTTACGCTATTGGCACAAATTCCTGAAGCGTTGCGGCGAGGGATGAGGGCGATCGCAATTAACGGCACTTCCTCTACAGTTTTATTATGTGATGGGGATGGCAACCCTGTAGATGCGCCTTTACTCTACAACGATGCACGGGGATCATCTGTGTTGGATGAGTTGAGAGATATCGCGCCACCAAATCATACAGTTTTAAGCGCTACTTCTAGCTTGGCTAAATTGCGCTGGATGATGCAGTTACCCTCATTTAGTGAGGCCAGATATTTTCTACATCAAGCTGACTGGCTAGCGTTTCTGTTACATGGACATTTAGGAATTAGCGACTACCACAACGCTTTAAAGCTGGGGTACGACGTAGAACAGTTGCAATATCCACAATGGTTGGAAGGGTTGCAAATACCCATTCAGCTACCTAAAGTATTAACGCCTGGAAGTCTCATCGGGAAACTACGTCCTGAAATTTGCCAACAGTTTCTATTCCCGTCAAATTGCTTGGTATGTGCAGGGACAACAGATAGTATTGCAGCGTTTCTGGCGAGTGGGGCAAAATCTCCTGGGGAAGCTGTGACTTCCCTTGGTTCAACGCTGGTGCTGAAACTTTTGAGTCGTACCCGTGTGGAAGATGCAAGGTATGGAATTTATAGCCATCGCCTGGGTGACTTGTGGCTGACTGGTGGCGCTTCGAATACGGGGGGTGCAGTATTACGAGAGTTTTTTACTAATGCTGAGTTAGAAAATTTAAGCCGTGAGATTGATGCTAGCAAAGCCAGCCCACTAGATTATTATCCTTTGTTGAAGGTAGGCGATCGCTTCCCCATCAACGATCCCAATTTACCCCCACGCCTGACACCACGCCCAGATAATCCTGTGGAATTTCTGCATGGCTTATTAGAAAGTATTGCCCGCATAGAAACTCAAGGATATGGACTATTACAAAAATTTGGTGCTGATAGCTTAACTCAAGTGTATACAGCCGGAGGTGGGGCAAAAAACCCCACTTGGACTGCAATTCGTCAAAGAAATCTCAAAGTCCCCGTTACTTCCTCAACTAACACAGAAGCAGCCTACGGAACAGCCTTACTAGCGCAGAGAGGACTAGGAACATAA
- a CDS encoding polysaccharide biosynthesis/export family protein, whose amino-acid sequence MRAFNALSLASLQVGFVLATTFQPAISYAGQNAIAQTPASGQIFPQPLPETETAPQNPNSETSPQFTRYLLGPGDVINVTFQRPPGPYRLGPGDVVSVAVQRFPDLSFQAAINPEGNIIVPLLETVSLQGLTLLEAQEKIRSLLNRFVINPVVVLSLSGQRPDTSFQAQVNAEGNVIVPQVGVVSVQGLSLEEAQEKIRLSLSKILVDPLLVVTLASPRPVQVSISGEVFRPGIYNLNPSLPRIGEALLVAGGSTIAADLRQVQVRRKLVDGSTISQNVDLYAALQNDGSIPSLRLQDGDSLVIPRREIGTEDGYDRNLVARSTLATPQIRVRVLNYAAGGLVTQTLPNGSTFVDALGGINLDTANVRNIALVRFDSERGKAVTQRLDGKKALEGDASQNVPLQDNDVIVVGRNLIGRITNFLSTITQPFFNVRSFLNFFESFGGGN is encoded by the coding sequence ATGCGTGCATTCAACGCCCTTTCTCTCGCCAGTTTACAAGTAGGATTTGTCTTAGCTACAACCTTTCAACCTGCGATCAGCTACGCTGGGCAGAACGCCATCGCTCAAACCCCAGCTTCTGGGCAAATATTTCCTCAACCTCTACCAGAGACTGAAACTGCACCTCAAAATCCCAACAGCGAAACTTCTCCTCAATTCACCCGTTACCTACTAGGGCCTGGTGATGTAATCAACGTCACATTTCAGCGCCCTCCTGGCCCTTACCGTTTGGGGCCTGGAGATGTAGTTAGTGTTGCCGTGCAACGCTTTCCAGATTTGAGCTTTCAAGCAGCAATTAACCCAGAAGGAAACATCATCGTTCCTTTGTTGGAGACAGTTTCCTTACAAGGTTTAACTTTGTTGGAAGCGCAAGAGAAAATTCGCTCATTACTGAATCGCTTTGTTATTAACCCTGTAGTAGTTTTATCTTTGTCTGGACAACGCCCAGATACTAGTTTTCAAGCCCAAGTTAATGCTGAAGGTAATGTGATAGTTCCACAAGTGGGAGTTGTATCTGTACAAGGCTTGAGTTTGGAAGAAGCACAGGAAAAAATTCGTTTGAGTTTGAGTAAAATCTTGGTCGATCCACTTTTGGTTGTGACTTTAGCTAGTCCCAGACCAGTACAAGTAAGTATTAGTGGGGAGGTTTTTCGACCCGGTATTTATAACTTAAATCCTTCACTACCCAGAATTGGCGAGGCTTTGCTTGTAGCCGGTGGTTCTACCATTGCCGCAGATTTACGTCAAGTGCAAGTACGTCGCAAATTAGTGGATGGTTCAACTATTTCTCAAAATGTTGACTTGTACGCTGCATTGCAAAATGATGGCTCAATACCCAGCTTACGGTTACAAGATGGCGACTCCTTAGTGATTCCTCGCCGCGAAATCGGCACAGAAGACGGTTATGACCGCAATTTAGTGGCGCGTTCCACTTTGGCGACACCACAAATTAGAGTCCGGGTGTTAAATTACGCTGCGGGTGGTCTTGTGACTCAAACGCTACCTAATGGTAGTACTTTTGTAGATGCACTAGGTGGAATTAACTTGGATACTGCTAATGTGAGAAACATTGCTTTAGTGCGGTTTGATTCTGAACGTGGTAAAGCAGTCACACAAAGACTAGATGGGAAAAAAGCCTTAGAAGGTGATGCGTCTCAAAATGTGCCATTACAAGATAATGATGTTATTGTAGTTGGACGAAACTTGATTGGCAGGATTACAAACTTCCTCAGTACTATTACCCAACCATTTTTTAATGTTCGCTCATTCCTCAACTTTTTTGAAAGCTTTGGCGGTGGGAACTAG
- a CDS encoding cyanoexosortase B system-associated protein: protein MVPLSKFLNYKHLTTLLVLLLFLLLLTVGAVPGYLSGRWQWKQPPPIATIKDLKAIRNRGITLPGWQTTDQGEQVVGQHKWSLQILKQESSQKQALLLLLPQNSSKSQPEVEWTDVSSWGKLRWGKWDIAQSRSAEFAINQSNNSQDNSKIHVEAQFFRASTEQQTFAVLQWYALPKGGYTSPVRWFLVDQLAQLRKSRAPWVAVSILIPMEPLGDVETTWPLAKSLGEAVQSTLIAGPLKFTS from the coding sequence ATGGTTCCCTTATCTAAATTTCTCAACTACAAGCATCTAACCACTTTGTTGGTGCTTCTGTTATTTCTACTACTGTTAACAGTAGGAGCAGTACCTGGATATTTAAGCGGACGCTGGCAGTGGAAGCAACCACCACCTATTGCCACCATTAAAGATTTAAAAGCAATACGTAATCGAGGGATAACTTTACCTGGTTGGCAAACTACAGATCAAGGTGAACAAGTTGTTGGGCAGCACAAATGGTCTTTGCAGATTCTCAAGCAAGAAAGCTCACAAAAACAGGCTTTATTACTTTTGCTGCCACAAAATAGTTCAAAAAGTCAACCGGAAGTAGAGTGGACTGATGTTAGTAGTTGGGGAAAGCTACGCTGGGGGAAATGGGACATAGCACAATCACGGTCTGCTGAATTTGCTATCAATCAGTCAAATAATTCCCAAGACAACAGCAAAATTCACGTAGAAGCTCAATTCTTTCGAGCCTCTACAGAGCAGCAAACTTTTGCAGTTTTGCAATGGTACGCTTTACCAAAGGGTGGTTACACTTCTCCTGTACGCTGGTTTCTAGTGGATCAATTAGCGCAATTACGTAAGAGTCGCGCTCCGTGGGTAGCTGTCAGTATCCTGATTCCTATGGAACCTCTAGGTGATGTGGAAACTACTTGGCCATTAGCCAAGTCTCTTGGAGAAGCAGTACAATCCACATTGATAGCCGGGCCTTTAAAATTTACTTCATAG
- a CDS encoding DUF1338 domain-containing protein, with translation MNKIALNLFSLLWQEYSARVTYARTYEQMITAAGGTVANDHIALRSLRLSIERPQGIVNLGIEYLSQIGEALGYVPAGEYHFPQTHLYARHYRHPQQAEFDLPKLFISELIVDELPKHIVELISQTVSTIPQEFTSTIPDFSPQENDEVIAQKLQTVFTRPWLTPRRSVVEEVNQATQYGAWVLLHGYAVNHFTGYVNRHQTPKYANIDDTARGLASLGVPMKAEIEGDVACGLRQTATQAVKEMVTVTDDVSGQEIQIPWTYAYYEIAQRYPLEIAPGKQELFDAFLGNNAQQLFEMTRLSK, from the coding sequence ATGAACAAAATCGCTCTTAATCTTTTTTCGCTACTCTGGCAAGAATACAGCGCCAGGGTTACTTATGCCCGGACGTATGAACAAATGATTACGGCGGCGGGTGGGACTGTGGCTAATGACCATATTGCATTGCGATCGCTACGTTTATCAATTGAGCGCCCTCAAGGTATAGTAAATCTGGGAATTGAGTATCTTTCCCAAATAGGAGAGGCTTTGGGTTATGTCCCGGCTGGAGAATATCATTTTCCTCAAACTCATCTGTACGCCCGTCACTATCGCCATCCCCAACAAGCAGAGTTTGATTTACCTAAGTTATTTATCAGCGAGTTGATAGTAGATGAATTACCTAAGCATATTGTTGAATTAATCTCTCAAACAGTATCAACAATTCCTCAGGAATTTACCTCTACCATTCCTGATTTTTCTCCACAAGAAAACGATGAAGTTATCGCCCAAAAGCTGCAAACAGTTTTCACTCGTCCTTGGTTAACTCCTCGGCGTTCTGTTGTGGAAGAAGTGAATCAAGCCACTCAATATGGTGCTTGGGTATTGTTACATGGCTATGCTGTCAATCACTTTACAGGTTACGTTAATCGCCATCAAACTCCAAAATACGCCAATATAGACGATACTGCTCGTGGTTTAGCTAGTTTAGGTGTACCTATGAAAGCAGAAATTGAAGGTGATGTTGCTTGTGGCTTACGTCAGACAGCCACCCAAGCCGTTAAAGAAATGGTGACAGTTACAGATGATGTCAGTGGTCAGGAAATACAAATTCCTTGGACTTATGCCTATTATGAAATTGCTCAACGTTACCCGTTAGAAATAGCCCCAGGAAAGCAGGAATTATTTGATGCCTTTTTGGGAAATAATGCTCAACAATTGTTTGAAATGACTCGTTTATCTAAATAG
- a CDS encoding tetratricopeptide repeat protein, giving the protein MNTHPFLASGDQQNSCYQFLTKTTLDSQKHEANCDESGFAEGYLRSCALRSAQQGNYHEAIALLNQLINRHPHNAVDYNNRGLIYFQSGQSQQALQDYNTALQLNPHLASAYNNRANYYAACGELAAALADYDRAIDLNPRHVRAWINRGITLRDLGEYEQAIENFDIALVFGQLEGHIWAERGRTYHLWGDWNCAIADYRRAVAQLPSLYSRRDVPGYRLLLQVENWLNELLPLG; this is encoded by the coding sequence ATGAACACTCACCCATTTTTAGCCTCCGGCGATCAGCAAAATAGTTGTTATCAGTTTCTTACTAAAACTACACTCGACTCTCAAAAGCATGAAGCTAATTGTGATGAGTCAGGGTTTGCCGAGGGCTACTTGCGGTCTTGTGCTTTGCGTTCAGCACAACAGGGAAATTATCACGAAGCGATCGCACTCCTCAACCAATTGATTAATCGTCACCCCCACAATGCGGTTGACTACAACAACCGAGGGTTAATTTATTTTCAAAGCGGTCAAAGCCAACAAGCACTGCAAGATTACAACACCGCTCTACAGTTGAATCCCCATTTAGCTAGTGCTTACAACAATCGCGCCAATTATTACGCCGCCTGTGGAGAATTAGCAGCCGCGTTAGCTGATTACGATCGCGCTATTGATTTGAATCCTCGTCATGTACGGGCGTGGATTAATCGTGGTATCACTCTGCGCGATTTGGGCGAGTATGAACAAGCAATTGAGAATTTTGATATTGCGCTGGTTTTTGGTCAGCTAGAAGGTCATATTTGGGCGGAACGGGGTAGAACTTATCATCTTTGGGGTGACTGGAATTGTGCGATCGCAGATTATCGTCGCGCTGTGGCGCAATTACCTTCTTTATATAGTCGTAGAGATGTTCCTGGCTACCGTTTACTTTTACAGGTGGAAAATTGGCTAAATGAATTGTTACCTTTGGGGTAA